A window of Sebastes umbrosus isolate fSebUmb1 chromosome 3, fSebUmb1.pri, whole genome shotgun sequence contains these coding sequences:
- the mvb12a gene encoding multivesicular body subunit 12A, whose protein sequence is MGVGVRMDSVLPALTRNTKKFRLFTKKLFSCQTVSPRRGRSGHRDRMSLMERGVVRPVTAVAWTSNSSTCPKDFTLISITEDGAAANFTRSFAMKSGYYLCYSKDLNGGMVVSDIQLLSDKDSIPHGFCYIAEHLEAKASVWKKKRVCVRVVPVGSVDTAVLDIKVTAKSKMMLQHYTYVGDVHGYVLWCRKGHFSSPMPQAKPRSVTLDIRRLSLDNPFAPLPLRPSNAPPPVPQNKLSQRRHTLHTVDNSDKPADSSLQGITALDGVPFSLHPKFEIKANGTTLQLNNIRIKSLQDIENEYNYTFAVEESAAKRTRPSVAAGDALSAQ, encoded by the exons ATGGGAGTTGGAGTCAGAATGGATTCAGTACTTCCTGCTTTGACGAGGAACACCAAGAAATTCCGGCTGTTCACTAAAAAGTTGTTTTCCTGCCAAACAGTTTCACCTCGAAGAGGCAGAAgtggacacagagacaga ATGTCTTTGATGGAGCGTGGGGTAGTTCGGCCAGTTACGGCAGTGGCGTGGACCTCCAACTCCAGCACCTGCCCCAAAGATTTCACTCtg ATCAGCATCACAGAAGACGGAGCAGCAGCGAACTTCACACGCAGCTTTGCGATGAAGTCTGGATATTACCTCTGTTATAGCAAG gaCCTGAACGGTGGTATGGTGGTGTCAGACATCCAGCTTCTTTCAGACAAGGACTCTATTCCTCATGGTTTCTGCTATATAGCCGAGCACCTCGAAGCAA AGGCCTCTGTTTGGAAGAAGAAACGGGTGTGTGTACGCGTCGTCCCAGTGGGCAGTGTGGACACAGCTGTGTTGGATATCAAAGTGACAGCCAAAAGCAAAATGATGTTGCAGCACTACACATATGTCGG AGACGTCCATGGCTACGTGTTGTGGTGCAGAAAGGGACATTTTTCCAGCCCCATGCCACAAGCAAAGCCCCGCAGTGTCACCCTGGACATCCGCAGACTCTCACTGGATAATCCATTTGCTCCTCTGCCCCTTAGACCCAG CAACGCCCCTCCTCCAGTGCCACAAAATAAACTGAGTCAGAGACGCCACACCCTCCACACTGTGGACAACTCTGACAAACCTGCTGACAGCAGTTTGCAAGGAATCACAG CTCTGGATGGAGTTCCCTTTAGTCTTCACCCAAAGTTTGAGATCAAGGCAAACGGCACG acTCTTCAATTAAACAACATTCGTATAAAGTCTCTCCAAGACATTGAAAATGAG tATAACTACACTTTTGCGGTGGAGGAATCTGCTGCCAAGAGAACCAGACCATCAGTGGCAGCAGGAGACGCCCTGTCAGCTCAGTGA